In Epinephelus lanceolatus isolate andai-2023 chromosome 13, ASM4190304v1, whole genome shotgun sequence, the following are encoded in one genomic region:
- the LOC117270325 gene encoding uncharacterized protein LOC117270325 isoform X3 encodes MSLLLKEIMNLSKRAADVFRRAELNTDKDLRSLTRQDLQDLFPGAEQFKLRRAIFDIIHKQKPVEKLLRDVKKFIPDQSLRDALTNNGVLVDYLQILKDMKSQMNNVQSFLDAHIDLLEEYSTKQPDQISARHDPPKLYSGQPAGLRQVARDVSDSSDQMMPSPGSHSQGGRGSSASATSRPVDSLNDQTSVYPQGENGSSSGAGYLDHCGPMSVTHAQQPQSEPFIVLSPQDFAETRLVYQMVVAGKTFDAHVQLMDKVKEQVQIPIQSAKSDEDYQVTFVFCPISSRVASDVEAAMADVKGDKPVILVLMHHTREVKYTTPMRTWREDIEVILHVNVFYHETMHGLLKCEQNNAAASQIRDKLLECCLGSGNAQAVGAESELTGSTSGRDGGNNRHSVSDRSSSSRNWLSSNWPFGN; translated from the exons ATGTCACTTCTACTGAAGGAAATAATGAACTTAAGTAAAAGAGCAGCTGATGTGTTCAGAC GGGCTGAATTAAACACCGACAAGGACCTGAGGTCACTGACTCGACAGGATCTGCAAGACCTGTTCCCTGGAGCTGAGCAATTCAAACTGAGAAGGGCCATCTTTGATATCATACACAAACAG AAACCAGTTGAAAAGCTGCTGAGAGATGTGAAGAAGTTCATCCCTGATCAGTCTCTCAGAG ATGCTCTAACCAACAATGGAGTCTTGGTGGATTACCTCCAAATCCTGAAGGACATGAAGTCTCAAATGAATAATGTCCAGAGTTTCCTTGACGCTCACATCGATCTTCTGGAAGAATACAGTACAAAACAGCCGGACCAGATATCAGCCCGTCATGATCCACCGAAGCTCTACAGTGGCCAACCTGCTGGCCTTCGACAAGTAGCACGAG ATGTCTCTGACAGCAGTGATCAAATGATGCCTTCACCTGGTAGCCATTCACAAGGAGGACGAG GTTCAAGTGCCTCAGCCACCTCTCGTCCAGTTGACTCCCTCAATGACCAAACCAGTGTCTATCCACAAGGAGAAAATG GCTCTTCATCAGGTGCAGGTTACTTGGACCACTGTGGTCCAATGAGTGTTACCCATGCACAGCAACCACAAA GCGAACCCTTCATCGTTTTGTCTCCACAAGACTTTGCAGAAA CCAGATTGGTGTACCAGATGGTTGTCGCTGGTAAAACCTTTGATGCCCATGTGCAGCTGATGGACAAAGTGAAGGAACAGGTTCAGATTCCGATTCAGTCCGCTAAAAGCGATGAGGATTACCAGGTCACTTTTGTCTTCTGCCCCATCAGTTCACGCGTTGCGTCAGATGTTGAGGCAGCCATGGCTGATGTTAAAG GTGATAAACCTGTGATTCTGGTGTTGATGCATCACACACGGGAGGTCAAGTACACAACACCTATGAGAACATGGCGTGAAGATATTGAAGTCATCTTGCATGTCAACGTTTTCTACCATGAGACAATGCATGGATTACTGAAGTGTGAGCAAAATAATGCTGCTGCCTCTCAGATACGTGACAAATTACTGGAGTGCTGCTTGGGGAGTGGAAATGCCCAGGCTGTGGGTGCTGAAAGTGAATTGACTGGGAGTACTTCTGGTAGAGATGGTGGTAACAACAGGCACTCTGTCTCTGACAGAAGTAGCAGTAGTCGTAACTGGCTTTCAAGTAATTGGCCTTTTGGTAACTAG
- the LOC117270325 gene encoding uncharacterized protein LOC117270325 isoform X2, producing the protein MSLLLKEIMNLSKRAADVFRRAELNTDKDLRSLTRQDLQDLFPGAEQFKLRRAIFDIIHKQKPVEKLLRDVKKFIPDQSLRDALTNNGVLVDYLQILKDMKSQMNNVQSFLDAHIDLLEEYSTKQPDQISARHDPPKLYSGQPAGLRQVARDVSDSSDQMMPSPGSHSQGGRGTGISNSVLQWISFICPPGNHPQRLIRSSASATSRPVDSLNDQTSVYPQGENGSSSGAGYLDHCGPMSVTHAQQPQTRLVYQMVVAGKTFDAHVQLMDKVKEQVQIPIQSAKSDEDYQVTFVFCPISSRVASDVEAAMADVKGDKPVILVLMHHTREVKYTTPMRTWREDIEVILHVNVFYHETMHGLLKCEQNNAAASQIRDKLLECCLGSGNAQAVGAESELTGSTSGRDGGNNRHSVSDRSSSSRNWLSSNWPFGN; encoded by the exons ATGTCACTTCTACTGAAGGAAATAATGAACTTAAGTAAAAGAGCAGCTGATGTGTTCAGAC GGGCTGAATTAAACACCGACAAGGACCTGAGGTCACTGACTCGACAGGATCTGCAAGACCTGTTCCCTGGAGCTGAGCAATTCAAACTGAGAAGGGCCATCTTTGATATCATACACAAACAG AAACCAGTTGAAAAGCTGCTGAGAGATGTGAAGAAGTTCATCCCTGATCAGTCTCTCAGAG ATGCTCTAACCAACAATGGAGTCTTGGTGGATTACCTCCAAATCCTGAAGGACATGAAGTCTCAAATGAATAATGTCCAGAGTTTCCTTGACGCTCACATCGATCTTCTGGAAGAATACAGTACAAAACAGCCGGACCAGATATCAGCCCGTCATGATCCACCGAAGCTCTACAGTGGCCAACCTGCTGGCCTTCGACAAGTAGCACGAG ATGTCTCTGACAGCAGTGATCAAATGATGCCTTCACCTGGTAGCCATTCACAAGGAGGACGAG GCACAGGTATCTCGAACAGTGTTCTTCAATGGATTTCTTTTATTTGCCCACCTGGTAACCATCCACAAAGACTAATAC GTTCAAGTGCCTCAGCCACCTCTCGTCCAGTTGACTCCCTCAATGACCAAACCAGTGTCTATCCACAAGGAGAAAATG GCTCTTCATCAGGTGCAGGTTACTTGGACCACTGTGGTCCAATGAGTGTTACCCATGCACAGCAACCACAAA CCAGATTGGTGTACCAGATGGTTGTCGCTGGTAAAACCTTTGATGCCCATGTGCAGCTGATGGACAAAGTGAAGGAACAGGTTCAGATTCCGATTCAGTCCGCTAAAAGCGATGAGGATTACCAGGTCACTTTTGTCTTCTGCCCCATCAGTTCACGCGTTGCGTCAGATGTTGAGGCAGCCATGGCTGATGTTAAAG GTGATAAACCTGTGATTCTGGTGTTGATGCATCACACACGGGAGGTCAAGTACACAACACCTATGAGAACATGGCGTGAAGATATTGAAGTCATCTTGCATGTCAACGTTTTCTACCATGAGACAATGCATGGATTACTGAAGTGTGAGCAAAATAATGCTGCTGCCTCTCAGATACGTGACAAATTACTGGAGTGCTGCTTGGGGAGTGGAAATGCCCAGGCTGTGGGTGCTGAAAGTGAATTGACTGGGAGTACTTCTGGTAGAGATGGTGGTAACAACAGGCACTCTGTCTCTGACAGAAGTAGCAGTAGTCGTAACTGGCTTTCAAGTAATTGGCCTTTTGGTAACTAG
- the LOC117270325 gene encoding uncharacterized protein LOC117270325 isoform X1 — protein MSLLLKEIMNLSKRAADVFRRAELNTDKDLRSLTRQDLQDLFPGAEQFKLRRAIFDIIHKQKPVEKLLRDVKKFIPDQSLRDALTNNGVLVDYLQILKDMKSQMNNVQSFLDAHIDLLEEYSTKQPDQISARHDPPKLYSGQPAGLRQVARDVSDSSDQMMPSPGSHSQGGRGTGISNSVLQWISFICPPGNHPQRLIRSSASATSRPVDSLNDQTSVYPQGENGSSSGAGYLDHCGPMSVTHAQQPQSEPFIVLSPQDFAETRLVYQMVVAGKTFDAHVQLMDKVKEQVQIPIQSAKSDEDYQVTFVFCPISSRVASDVEAAMADVKGDKPVILVLMHHTREVKYTTPMRTWREDIEVILHVNVFYHETMHGLLKCEQNNAAASQIRDKLLECCLGSGNAQAVGAESELTGSTSGRDGGNNRHSVSDRSSSSRNWLSSNWPFGN, from the exons ATGTCACTTCTACTGAAGGAAATAATGAACTTAAGTAAAAGAGCAGCTGATGTGTTCAGAC GGGCTGAATTAAACACCGACAAGGACCTGAGGTCACTGACTCGACAGGATCTGCAAGACCTGTTCCCTGGAGCTGAGCAATTCAAACTGAGAAGGGCCATCTTTGATATCATACACAAACAG AAACCAGTTGAAAAGCTGCTGAGAGATGTGAAGAAGTTCATCCCTGATCAGTCTCTCAGAG ATGCTCTAACCAACAATGGAGTCTTGGTGGATTACCTCCAAATCCTGAAGGACATGAAGTCTCAAATGAATAATGTCCAGAGTTTCCTTGACGCTCACATCGATCTTCTGGAAGAATACAGTACAAAACAGCCGGACCAGATATCAGCCCGTCATGATCCACCGAAGCTCTACAGTGGCCAACCTGCTGGCCTTCGACAAGTAGCACGAG ATGTCTCTGACAGCAGTGATCAAATGATGCCTTCACCTGGTAGCCATTCACAAGGAGGACGAG GCACAGGTATCTCGAACAGTGTTCTTCAATGGATTTCTTTTATTTGCCCACCTGGTAACCATCCACAAAGACTAATAC GTTCAAGTGCCTCAGCCACCTCTCGTCCAGTTGACTCCCTCAATGACCAAACCAGTGTCTATCCACAAGGAGAAAATG GCTCTTCATCAGGTGCAGGTTACTTGGACCACTGTGGTCCAATGAGTGTTACCCATGCACAGCAACCACAAA GCGAACCCTTCATCGTTTTGTCTCCACAAGACTTTGCAGAAA CCAGATTGGTGTACCAGATGGTTGTCGCTGGTAAAACCTTTGATGCCCATGTGCAGCTGATGGACAAAGTGAAGGAACAGGTTCAGATTCCGATTCAGTCCGCTAAAAGCGATGAGGATTACCAGGTCACTTTTGTCTTCTGCCCCATCAGTTCACGCGTTGCGTCAGATGTTGAGGCAGCCATGGCTGATGTTAAAG GTGATAAACCTGTGATTCTGGTGTTGATGCATCACACACGGGAGGTCAAGTACACAACACCTATGAGAACATGGCGTGAAGATATTGAAGTCATCTTGCATGTCAACGTTTTCTACCATGAGACAATGCATGGATTACTGAAGTGTGAGCAAAATAATGCTGCTGCCTCTCAGATACGTGACAAATTACTGGAGTGCTGCTTGGGGAGTGGAAATGCCCAGGCTGTGGGTGCTGAAAGTGAATTGACTGGGAGTACTTCTGGTAGAGATGGTGGTAACAACAGGCACTCTGTCTCTGACAGAAGTAGCAGTAGTCGTAACTGGCTTTCAAGTAATTGGCCTTTTGGTAACTAG